The genomic interval ATCACTGAGCAGAGTGAAAAACAATTACAATGCATTTAAGATACATTGAAGATGTAcaagcagtgtttcccctaggtttacagcgttgggggggtggggggacacgccgacacaaacacttgaaggaatcttggtgttcatgcgttacttttaatgacagctgtccttttctatcggaaaggtatccttaaatgacttctttccctgattacagACTCTATCCAGGGATATGATaatatccctacaataaaggcacaaaaagcccaaaaacaaatcttaaaaaaataaataataataaaataaaatatatatttttattttttttacttgaccttcaaggggggcgttgggggggggcagtgtgtggtggtgaaaaacaaacagaagccaGAATTTTCCAGTTTAGACAGACCTGTTATAATATCAGAGACTTCCTCCTCTGAGGCGCTGCTGTCGAGGGTGATCCTGtccagcagctccaacaaaccCTTCTGGAGGGAATAAGCCTCTTTAAAGAGTCCCTGCAGCAGGTCAGCCACCAGGGACAGACGGCCACAGTAAAGCACCTCACTCTCCTGATGACAAGGTAAAAAACATGCATTGTTTAAGCTAAACATTTTCACTGTTGTACATTtacatatgtaaaataaatattatccTCACAAGACCCACTCTTTCACCAAATCAACTGTTGGCATGCTCAAATTCTAGAGGTTAAAACTGAAAACTGTAAAAACCTAAATGCATGACCGAGGCTTCTTCTAGAAGGTAAGGTCTGCTATTTGTCTTAGTTTGTGTTGCCTTGTGGCCCCACTTCCTGCTTTATgatatataatatgatatataatttatattacCTGCTCTAGGTACAACTGTACTGCAAAAAATTAATTTCAAAATTCTGACTTTGACTTATTTTCAATTCCAAATTGCACCCACTTTTGAAACGGTTAATACATGCTGATGTAACAtcgatagcctagtggttagtgcgcgcacttggaggctgtagtccatCAAGCAGGCAGCCCATGTTCAAATAAGACCTGTAGCTCTTTTCCCACTTATCATTCctcgcactctctctctctctctatctactgtcctatctcgaaATAGAGGCAcaataagccttttttttttaagtaaaactaaaacaaaatgcCAATGAAGAACTTATTTCAGCAACATGTAAGGTCAGATCTGAATACACTACACAATAAACATGCACTACAGATTGTGAGTGACCTTTATACAGTTATACTGGACTCATTACAACCACTTTTGAACTAAACCAACCTTGCAGTGCTGAAAAGTTTCTCTCAGGACTTTCAGGATACATGTAGGTAATGAACGGATTGCATCTAGGTCAGGAGCTTCCTCAAATGTGCCAATGTGACGCACGCAAGAGGATAGGGCATCAATTATCTGCATCATTGCCTGAAATAGACAGACACAAGTTTTTATAGAATAAATCACACTTAGCATACACTTGTTAGTTAGCAATTATATGAATAGGGATTAAACAGCCTTTGCAATAACAAGGGAACCTGCAGGATGTTCCTTAGTAAGGCACACAGTTCTGTGTTTTGACTCGACAGCCCTCCAACCTGGTCCAAGATTTCTTTCATCATGCTGTCAAACATGGTAACTGCCTGCAAACAATGTGACAGAAAAGGACACAGAACAGAAGTCAATCAGTATGATATAACAAATGCTACTAAAAGTATTCATATAATAGGTCCTGAAGACACTAGTATGCACTCGTCAAGTTGTTTACCTTTGGTAAGATTTTGGAGAAGCACTCATCTTCCAACTCTGACAAGCCAATGTGAGGGAGGAACATGTCTGTAATTATCTTCAGAATACCTGCAGGGATGTTCGGTCTTTATGGTCATAGTAGGATCAAATATCAACTCAAGgtccaaaagaaaacagtttataATAACACATTTTGCAATTAAGTTACTTACGTATATGTTCATCCCAACTCTCCGACTTATAATGAAGAGAGTGCAAAGAGTCAAGGAAAACCACAGTCAATTAATTTCCACTGTATAAAGCTGACAAATATGCCAGGATTACAGTAGTTTGGGAAAAGCATGAAAAGCATTAGCTTCACCCCAAAATCATTTTACATTAGCCCAACTTAAAACCTTGAGAGGGTTGGGATATTTAATGTTACGTATTACTTGTGATACAATGCCCACCACCTCCCTTTTGTTATTGTGTTCTTAATCCCAGAGATTGTGCACATGAACGGAATGAGTTTTAGTTTCGGAGGATATGGTAAGTTGTGGCAGGACAGACTTGAGCTGCTGTCGGCAGGTTTCCTGACTCCACTGCGCCACCTCGTCCAGGAAGGAAGTGTTGGTTTGAGACATgatgacagcaggaggaggtcTGGATAATCACTGTCCGAACGAGACAAACTTTTACAGCAATGTCACAGAGTGAGTCACTCAAATGGAAATTATTTAGTATACTAGCTTTGTAGGAGCTTTCTTCTAAAAAGAGGCTATTATAAAGCTAATATAACATTATCGTTAGCATGGTAACGTTACTTAATATTTGGATACTACGTGTACGGTCTTACCATTAATGATGCTCTGTGTCTTCTGTTGAGAAGCATAATATCACACAAACGTCCCTACAAGGATTTTTTCCACTCAACATCAACATTACATTATTGTTCACCACTAAAAAGGCACTTCTCATTAAAGGAAAAACACTGCAGTCGATAGTCCACTATGGTAAACATAAACCGCGCGCTGCAGTTTGAGCCGGAAGTGACGTTGTGTGGAGGCGAGTCCTCTGCCCTCACTGTGATTGGTAGAGACGCTGCATTCCAATGTTTTTGACCAATGACAGAACAAATGACTTTAAAGCGCTGAACAAAACAACGGTAACGATGAAGTTAAAGGCATATCATAATGCtgtcagagggagaaaaaaagttgtttttttttacatttattttcgtTTTTTGCAACTCTTACAAAATTGGGGCAACTGAAATGAGATGGTGATGATATTgagatggatttttttgtttaaaaaaaacgaggagATTTATTTAGGTCTTTTTTAGCTgcactgtgttttgtgtttttttgattcAAGCATCATTCTAAAATAATTGAgttaggattttaaaaaaagatcaatacGAAACACCATCAACAAGTATTTTAGGAGTTGCAGGTATAGGCAGGGgcaatgattttaaaaatgctgaTTTTGTACCTATGTATAGTAATCTAAATAATTAAGCGGATAACTTTGATGACGGGTAAAGCTCATTTGGCTCATAAGGCATGTAGTCGTTTTAGTATCAGTGTGAGGAGTAAATTATCAAATCATTTATAGTCTCTCAGAACTAAGAGGAGTGTTAAGCTGAGGCAAATATTTTAGAAATCCTAGTTACTCTGGTTTATAAACTCTCATATCTGATGATCATGATTTAAGCAAACATCTATTGCAGGCAAATGCAAGCACATAGAAAATAGTTAAGCCTTTCTGGGAAATTTAGATTGTATATAAATCAGTTAAGAGAAGGATGATGTTGACTGTTCTCTGGTCACAGACCTGATAAAATCAGTGTCTCATTGTTTCCCTGTTAAGATCTTGGCCATTGAAGTAAACCATCATCCTTTTGCTACACCTTTGTTTCATAGCTGTGTGTGGCGGGTGTTAGCAGTAGTCCCTGCAGGAAGGGGCTTACTTCTTGTTTAGGAAGCAGGAGTCCACATTGATGCTTATCTCTGTACATGCAGTTTATTGCAGTGTGCTTCCCAAAACATCAAGGCAGGGTGATCCTGATTCAGTATAGTTCATGACTTAAAGATCTatacattaaaataatatataagtCTAGTTTCCAGATGGTGAGGggcatttttacatgtttttttttaatggttcgCCAAGATACTTATTTTTCCTTGCCCTGTCCATGAGGAGATCACAGTGCAGTATCTCTACAGTTAATGTTTCAGCATCACAACAAGTGCTCTTTCACAGTCAGCATTTTGAGtttaacagattttatttttaggagGAAAGAccattttcatgcttttttacaAATCCTGATGAACATCTTTTAAGAAGAtggttgtgtttctgttctgaggCAGACGATGCTGCATGGCACATTTAGTTGTGTCCTGGGGACTCTGAAGTTATTGTATGTTAACCTGGGTAAGAGTATGATGTCCATAAACCGGTCTCCTTGTGTCTCACAAAACCTTCCATCAATTTAGGGTTAAGatcctttttacttttttcaatattttacattGAATCACTTAGTGCTCACTCAAGTCAGATTGTACTTGTAACTCACTGTTCACTTGTAAAACTAGAGAGTACAGCTTTCAAACTGATAATCTTATCTGAATCTGGAGGTAAttttatgtaaaacatttttgcttTAATCCCCTGCTTTACGTCATGGTCCAAAATCTCGATGGAAGGCAATGTTGCCAGGCACCATGGGATCCACTTATCTCTGGCAGAAGAAAATGACTACAttcttttttaacttaaatgttACCGAATACTGTATATTGATTACGAATATGTAATTAAACTACAAAAGTAATTTCATTGCAGatataattaaatattataaataatttAGCTGTAATGTATTGCACATTAGTTGTCACTTAAAATCAATAAGCATTCtattaaaaattcaaaaagaaaacttatTTGATCTTTCTTTTGACTCTACATATGAAAGTACATATGATATAGTTTTGGGCACATTTCTTGCTTCAACCGGTCATGGCTtcatagtaaaataaaaatgtgtttcattatgGCATTTTAATATGTCGAGACAAAACGATTTGAAATGCTTACTTCAAAAGCACAAGTAAACAACACtgtataaaaatgatttaaccTCATGAGATGTTATTaagtttttttatgttcatcaggattGTAAAGAATATAACAAGGCCTCAAACTAGACAAAGAATGTCACATTATCCAGAAAGTCTGTTTCATGTGAAATGTCATTAAGGCCTTTTACcgtaacatttatattttccaaGAAGGCCGAGCATAACACAGTTTCAGATTTCTCCCTCCAGGGCTGACCTCCCTGTTTGTAGATAATAGAAAGGTTATCAGTCTGCAGGAAACTGGCTCCGGAATAGGAAAGGAAAACATGGAGGAagatgctgctttgtttttccttttctgagGTCACACAGTAATTGACACAGTACACTGttagtgtgcatgtgtctgtctaCAGTTCTCTTCAATGTGTCAGCAGGAGCTATTTCTGTTCATGCAGTCGGCAGAGTTACCCGCCGCTCTTCCTCCTAATGTTTTCTCACCAGGTAGAAGGTGAGTCACAGGTGTAAAACCGAATGCTTGGCAGGAATTTGCTCTACTACTGGAACACGACAAGAACCTTTAAAGACTGAGACAACCTAATGTGGGAAAACCCAAAGGAAGAGGATGGAGACTTTTGTTAAACCTAGACTGGAATCTAATCAGGATCAAAGCAATGATTTGAGGTCAatcattctaaaaaaaaaagtcttgaccTGAAtagttggacttttttttttctttcaaattggaCCAAAATTGGAATATTTCAATATCTATTACGACCCCCTGACTCTGGTCATAACAAGACTATTGATGTATCTTGTGAAATATTTACATGCATTTCCAAAACATACTTCAGTACAGACAGTCATGGTTCCAACATGACAAATCACTTACTGTTCATTATCTCATGACTGCCCTCTTTAAGTAAGCCTTTCTAATTTTCCAAATGTCTCAACAGAATGTGAATGGATGTAATACAAGTTTTCCAGACATTCACATTCAACTTTTTAtgaattggcaaaaaaaaaaagatcatttatttttagataaGCTCATATACCAAAGAGCTGCTCTAATTCTAAACTGTGACAAAATCTCTTATAAATAATCATATTATATAGtatacataaaaatgtatactAATTTACTTCTTATAATCGAGAGGAAAATATAGGTAATATTGAGTGGAAAGTGGAATTTAGGCTACttgaagaaaaaactgaaagcaTTTTGACATCAAGTGAAAGCTAATCTCATCTCCTtggtttattttcctttaaacaagaaaactttcccctcacaggatATGATTGTTTCCAACTGGCTCACCCCTTCCTGTGTGGACTTTACGCTTGGCACCTGGCCTTAAATTCTTaatttgaaaagagaaaaaaaaaggagcatatGTATGAATCCTTCTATTTTAAGGGAGAATGATGTTTGCGTCCATGTATTTCTGTTTCCACTTGTTATAggtgatttaaaatgataaagccTGTAGTCAAGAAAGAGGCAAACAGTGAAATGCAGGATGGTGTATTTGAATCAAATAATGGTTGTAGGCTACAGGAGGATGGAAGCATTAACATGTGGTTTTCTAAAAACAGAACTCATGAATAAAAGCAGACATATGAAACCAGATGCTGATTTAAACTCTATTTTTTGTCATCAGACCAGGTGATCTCATAGTCGCTGAAGGCGCTCTTCAACTTCTCCACGGACACAGAGTGGTCTGCTTTACCAAACGcctgaaaatgaataaatgaatcatttacttggacacatttaaacactgcagtgtatttaaataaagctgATATTGTTTCTAAAAATCACGTGAACTTACAGTGGATTCCCCAAACACCCTTAGTTTTTTATCTTGGTTGTTGTGCTCGATCTTCCCTCCTCCAAGACATTTACACTCCATCCCCAAGGCCTCCATAGCTGGGTTGACCTTCTCAAATATGTGATCTGTAAAGAAGGTAACTCACCCTATTAATCTTGAAACATACAATCAAGTTTACAGACAAATAAGCATGCAGTTTTGGAGGAATGAGCAAACTCAGCAATTTGTGTCTGGTCTCTTCTAAAGCTGTTCTCTTCAATATCTGCCAGGCTATATAAATTTGCGTATGGGTTTAGTTGGCAAACATTTCCTGTGCTTGTCTGTGCACTGTTTATGCACGCTGAACGTAAAGACCGGTTTTCTGACGTCTTTAATTATCTCATTAATATTCTGCAAGAAATCACCACATGTGTCATGATTTGCACGCGAACTTTCCGAAATTAAAACTAGAGTACATCCTGTTAAACTTACTGTGATACTCTGCACTTTTTGTGCCTCGGACTATGTCTTTATGCACATCGCCATCTTTTACTTTCACTCTGACCAGAATGTACTTAAAGGTTCCTTCTGGATCGATCTCCACATCGGGGATTTTAGCCAGGGCGTCTGCCATTGCGACTAAAGCTTTACCGAAGGGGCCTGCAGACCCTCTCAAACCGATCAGGGGTCTACCGAGGATAGACAACATGGAGGGAGCTCACACGTGCCTTTATTTGGATCAGCAAGTGTATGCCCCacttaaagggacagtgcaAATGAAGCACGAGGCCTTCACTGTTAAAGACAAATGGGAGCTCGCAAACTGTCGACCCCTAGTGGTATCAAATGGTAACCATTTGAATCGTAAAGCctatactttaaaaaaaaagtaccaaagtAGCTTGACATCGTTTACCATACCAGCACAGAGTCCTGGAAAGAAATCAACAATACTTCCGATGTTGGCAAGCCCCTTTTTTTTGACCCAGGAGACTGCTGCTCGTGTCAATCAGGAAGACCTGGTTTATGGTTCACCTGGTTGTGAGATGCTGCTTTTGTTTCAGGAGGGCTTGAGATTACAGCAGGGCAGGGTCAGTGGTGATGGTTGATCTATTTGATCTGAAATCCATCAAGTGTTTGGTTTTAAGCCAAAAGAAAAGTATGTGAGACAGTGTGAGACCTCTCTCTGGGAGGGAGATTCCTGCTTCCATCATGCCAAATGGACTGAAGGCACTCGTTTATTTTCTCGAATCTATTAATGTTGACAGTATCTTCCTACTGTACTTAAATATTGTCTGCAGTTAGAAACAAGGTCCCTTGGAAATGTAGTTAGGCTTTTCCCCCATATGGATATAATAATATTGCAAAAATAATCATGTTATTGTTTATTAGGCTACTTATTGTTAAATCTATGCTACCTGTTTTCATAATGTTGCCATCTGTTTTATTGCTGATATTGTTAAATCCAGAATGTGCCACTTGGCTAAGTGTTCTACACTCATATCACAATTTTGATACATAATTaatgtaaagtttttatttttacttttaagtcttgtattttttcctttacttttattttattgtgtagattaaaaaattttttttttacagggacTTGAGTACCTGATTTCTCTCCTGTTCATGATGCTCCGGAATGACCTTAAACCTCATATTCATTGATTCcttaaaatgacatgaaaactAAGTTTTTCAATGTATGATGAACTTCAAAAGTCTGCAGGatgagtgaaaataaaatcatgttaaaaGAGCACAAATCAAACACTTGGGTCTTGTTCTATTCGAGTTAATTAGGAAGTTCATATAATTTTTCTTGGGAAGGGATGGAGGTTAAGAGGTGTCAAGCAACAGTGGCTATGCTATCCGGTGCCTCAGGTCGAAGAGGAAGGATATGAACTGTCACTTCTGGAAACACAGGCAGCCAGCAGGCGCCTCTGCTTCTGCACAACACTTCCGGTCCCTGAACAGTCATAAAATATACCAGTAAAGTGTCTGTTATTTGcagctgcattgttttgttaacCACCTTCTTCTTTGGATGAGCACATCCTTTGACAGGGTAGGGTTAGTTCATTAATCTGAACTATGAAAAGCATGTTGTATCTCAGACTGTCTGTCAGCACACTCTGTTCGACTgttaatatactgtacatcaatCCAATTAATCATGTCCAGATAAAGCTTAAAATCACAGTGGTCCAAATGGATTTACTGACACGACAGTCTCATTATTGCTGCCAACAATAACACTCTTTGTTTTGATTAGCACAAAAATATCTCAAAAGTTCAAACCCAAatggatgaaaagagagagaaagtctaAATCTCTCTCAAACTCTCGGCCTAATCAGCTCTCAGGATATCAAAAACCTGCAAGACAGTCATTTCCTCTTAGTCATCTCTCACTTTGATAAGAGTGTTATTACCAATtcctcagaaaacatttcactttctcaTTAGGAGGTATTAGTTAGTCTTGCCAAGTAGCCAAATTTGTGCATTGTCTGTACATGAGCACATTGTTAGACAAGCAATGATATGATTTACTTTTGCAAACGTACAAATAGAACTAAGACAAATATCCAATACATGTTAATGATTGATATTTAATTTTAAGACAAAGTGCAGAAGGATTAACAGTGTAATGTATTTAACCCTCCTACAACCCTATGTGTCACACCTTTCGCCCCAACGacacagaaaaatgctccgATAAAGACTGCAATTGAAAGATTATCTATAAATGCATGATTCCAATTTTTGGATACTATTTATAACTTCAGCCCTTACCATACATAGCAAATATTCattatgtttttgaaatgtaacCCCTCAaaaatgccattttttttattagaacttgatttcaaaataagacaaaaaacacaaaaagtgaaTAATTTTCCATCCCATACGTccaaaatagattttttggGGTGGGATTATCATAGCCTGGTAGTGTCAAAAATTGGAATCAACAttgattttgtttcatttttatttttggtgtcTTGCCAGATTATATATTAAATGCTACATCTCCCTCAACGACACAGAAAAATGCTTGAATAAAGATTTCCATAGAAATATTATCTAATAGGCAAAACAAGAATGGCCCATTTCCTTGGGTAACATTATTTTCTATCTGACAAAATTTAATGACATAGGTAACATTTTACAGTAATGTCAACAGCATTTAATTTTCAAGTTGGTTGAGCTGGAGCTACTTTCTCCTATTAACAAGTGAAATTTAGTAAATAATTTTATCATAGCTTTCAGTTTTTCAGGAGGTGTTTGCACACCGaactatctcatgaagtaggTGTGTAGGACAACAAATTCTcacttgaaaagaaaataatcctGCACACCACTCTTGCTAagcatcaccaatttattagagaAAAGTAACATTTCGGTCCACACTGAACACACTTGACAGAGGTTCAGAGGGACCgaaatgttgtgatttcttGGTGGTGCTTAGCAAGACTAGTGTTCAGgatcatatatttaaaaaatagacaacttacatttaaaaagtaagcATCAAAAATAGTCAAATGGAGTAAGTgtacaaaattaaaatgaaatgattattttaaaagctATGTAGCATACAATACTGAAAAGAGAATAAATTCCTTAaaactttacaaacaaaacTTTCATAGACATGTATACTTTCCATTGTCAATAATATATTGACTATCAATGAAAGTAAAAGTAATAtttaacaaagacaagaaaaaagagaaaggggaaGTTCCCAAGGACCCCTTGTAAttaagggaggggggagggggggatttcCAGTGAAACGGCCGGCTGTGATGAGACCTTCCAGGAAAACGGGAGCATGCTGACAATGTGTATAAAAGCAGGAACAGCGGCACATAAACCTCAGAATTCATTCATCCTGTTTTGTGCTCAGACTGAAGAGTCTTTTGCAGGCtatcacacatacagtatcacTGAACATGGTGAGTTAGATGTACCAATTTAAGTGCAAATGTCTTTAATTTTTGCTTGGATCAGAGATGCATTTATGGTAtaatatttgtcattttttcctCACTATTTCTACAGGAGTTCTGTTTTGGATTACTTCACACTCGAGGATCTAAGACCTCTTCCTCATGGATCAGCTTGACCTTTCTATGCTCAAGTATGTAAATCTTCTGCAAACATaacctttccattttttttttttaaatccacctGTATTCCTTacatctctgtctttttcctccATCCTCAGTGCTGTGCATATGGTCTAGTGTAGACTGCTGGTCCTACATCTACTCAAATAGCACCATGAAATGGGAGAAAGCTCGGACCTGGTGCCAGACGAACTACACAGACCTGGTGGCCATCCAGAACCAGGAGGAGATTGAATATCTCAAATTGTGGCTTCCCAAGAAACCCTCCCACTATTGGATCGGCATCCGCAAGGTCAATAATGTGTGGACCTGGGTAGGGACCAACAAGGCTCTGACAGAAGAAGCAACCAACTGGGACAAGGGGGAACCCAACAATGGACAGAATGGGAAGGTTCCTGGGTTAAATGAGGACTGTGTGGAGATGTACATCAAAAGGGATAAGGGGCCAGGAAAGTGGAACGATGAGAGATGCTCAAAGTTAAAGACTGCTCTTTGCTACACAGGTGAGCAAATGTTACGTAAATCTTACATTAACAGGTACATTTAGATgcttatttttcatatttatgttcatttttaGTAAATAGATGATGAGTGATGGTTTATCTTTCCCAGCTGCCTGTAAGAACGACTCGTGTCTTCATGGAGACTGTGTGGAAACCATCAACAGCCACAAATGTGTTTGCCATGAAGGCTTTTACGGAGAGAAGTGCGagcatggtaaaaaaaaaaaaatacagtcatGTTAATCTTCCTTTTACTTCCATGTTACTTTAAGTCCCTTAAATCCAGGACTTGATATcttattgtgtcttgttttctctgttttcagttGTTCTGTGTAACAAAGGCGAGGTGTTCAACCCACATAAAGGAAAAGTACATTGCACTCACAAATATGAAGACTTCTCGTTCAATTCCTCGTGCCAGTATTCCTGCGAGGAAGGATATCTGCTGAGTGCACAAAGACCCCAGACATGCACGGCCTTGGGAAAGTGGTCAGAGCAGCCTCCTACGTGTGAATGTGAGTTTCAAAAGATATCATATGTAACCTCTTATTAATCCCATTGAaagcaaacacattttagtATCGCAATGATGCAGCCTGCTGTAATGGGTTTTCTGCTCCCGTTCTCCACAGTGGTTCAGTGTCAGAAGCTGTCGCCTCCATCAAGAGGATCAATGCAGTGCTCTTCTCTGGGCTCCTCCAGCTACAACTCCACGTGTGTGTTCTCTTGTGTTGAAGGCTATGTTATTGCTGGATCTTCCTCCAACACTCTGCAATGTGAAGGGTCAGGGAATTGGAATGACTCTCAGCCTTATTGTGCTGGTACGCCCATTTCTTTTAGATTTTTGGCTAGTGTCATAT from Labrus mixtus chromosome 3, fLabMix1.1, whole genome shotgun sequence carries:
- the si:dkey-51e6.1 gene encoding si:dkey-51e6.1: MLSILGRPLIGLRGSAGPFGKALVAMADALAKIPDVEIDPEGTFKYILVRVKVKDGDVHKDIVRGTKSAEYHNHIFEKVNPAMEALGMECKCLGGGKIEHNNQDKKLRVFGESTAFGKADHSVSVEKLKSAFSDYEITWSDDKK